The DNA window TCCTTTAACAACTTATTAGTTTCAGACGGATGTTTCACATGTCAATTGGCCCTCTTTTCGTAACCGTTTTTATATTTCTCTTACACAAGCAATACTCAGCTTTCGTTGAATTGTTCTTATCATTATACCTTGCTTATGTTTGATATTTGTAGGCTCACCCTACCCATCACAGCCTGGAGCTTACGGGCAGTACGGCTCGAGCGATCAGTACAACGCCACTGGGCCACCCGGCCAGCCATTCGGACAGGGTCCAGGACAATATCCGCCGCAGAACCGAAACATGTACCCTCCCTACGGGCCGGAGGGGGAAGCGTGAGTGCACCCCAATTAACCCACTTCATACCCCTtcaacacacacaaacactcaaAGACatcacatccacatccagacCCCCACGTACACTCAACAACCTCTGTACTGTAGCTGCCCGATATAATCTCACTGGACTAAACTTGAGAGCTGTGATTTATCACTGAGAGCCATTACTAATTtctgttttatgtttttttcaaTTCTTCCACAGTCCTCCAACTGGTGCCAATCAGTACGGGCCCTACGGCAGCCGACCCTACAGCCAGCCTCCACCAGGAGGTCCTCAGCCGCCAGCGCAGACGGTTGCTGGTGGACCGCCCGCCGGCGGAGCTCCAGGAGCACCCCCCAGCAGCGCCTATCCCACGGGCAGGCCCTCCCAACAGGACTACTATCAACCACCACCAGATCAAGTAAGTCCGGAATTCTTAAGAAATAACCAAACAGAATAAGTGTGCAGCTAACGTTCATCCATCTTCTAAATATTTCTAACGcctttgtcttttttttttttgcagagTCCACAACCGCGAAGGCATCCCGATTTTATCAAAGACTCACAGCCCTATCCAGGCTACAATGCTAGGCCTCAAATTTATGGTAAGTCCATCCTTGGCAGCATTGCGAGTATAGCAAATGACCAATAATggactttttatttttaatcagGTGCTTGGCAAAGCGGTACCCAGCAGTACCGGCCACAATACCCATCATCGCCTGCTCCGCAAAATTGGGGAGGTGCTCCGCCGCGCGGTGCTGCGCCTCCGCCAGGCGCACCACATGGACCGCCCATCCAGCAGCCGGCAGGAGTGGCTCAATGGGATCAGCACCGCTATCCGCCTCAACAAGGTCCTCCGCCGCCAcctcagcagcaacagcagcctcaacagcaacagcagcaaccgcCGTATCAGCAGGTGGCTGGACCTCCTGGGCAGCAGCCTCCTCAGGCGCCGCCACAGTGGGCACAGATGAACCCCGGGCAAACTGCGCAATCAGGAATAGCACCTCCGGGCTCACCACTTCGCCCGCCCTCTGGGCCAGGCCAGCAGAATAGGATGCCCGGCATGCcggcacagcagcagcagtcgcaacAACAAGGTGGAGTCCCGCAGCCACCGCCGCAACAGGCATCCCACGGCGGCGTTCCATCGCCAGGATTGCCTCAAGTGGGACCCGGTGGAATGGTTAAGCCACCTTACGCTATGCCACCGCCACCATCACAGGGTGTGGGTCAACAAGTGGGCCAGGGGCCACCCGGCGGCATGATGTCGCAAAAGCCACCACCAATGCCGGGACAGGCAATGCAGCAACAGCctttgcagcagcagcctcCCCCGCACCAACACCCACATCCCCATCAGCATCCGCAGCACCAGCATCCGCACCAAATGCCGCCAAACCAGACTGCCCCCGGTGGATACGGTCCTCCAGGAATGCCCGGAGGTGGAGCGCAGCTGGTAAAGAAGGAGCTGATCTTTCCACATGACAGCGTGGAATCCACCACGCCTATACTTTACCGAAGAAAGCGGCTCACGAAGGCGGACGTGTGCCCGGTGGATCCATGGCGTATATTCATGGCCATGCGATCTGGTCTGCTGACCGAGTGCACGTGGGCACTAGATGTGCTTAATGTGCTATTATTCGATGACTCAACTGTCCAGTTCTTTGGCATTTCAAACCTGCCCGGCCTGTTGACTCTGTTGCTTGAACACTTTCAGAAAAATCTCGCCGAGATGTTCGACGAACGGGAAAACGAGGAGCAGTCCGCTCTGCTGGCGGAAGATGCGGATGACGACGCGGACAGCGGCACAGTGATGTGCGAAAAGCTGCGGACCAGCGGACGGCAACCTCGATGTGTGCGAAGCATTAGCAGCTACAACCGCAGGCGGCATTATGAGAATATGGATCGCAGTGGCAAGAATGGAGCCGGCAATGGCAGCGACTCAGAAGACGCCGACGAGGGAATTGATTTGGGTCAAGTGCGAGTACAGCCTAATCCTGAGGAGCGCTCACTGCTGCTCTCCTTTACGCCCAACTACACGATGGTCACGCGAAAGGGTGTGCCAGTGCGCATACAGCCCGCCGAGAACGACATATTTGTAGATGAGCGCCAAAAGGCGTGGGACATAGACACCAACCGCCTGTATGAGCAGCTAGAACCCGTAGGCAGCGATGCCTGGACGTACGGGTTCACAGAGCCAGATCCCTTAGACGGCATTATTGACGTCTTCAAGTCGGAGATAGTTAACATTCCATTTGCACGCTACATCCGCTCTGACAAGAAGGGAAAAAAGCGAACGGAGTTGGCTTCCTCATCCAGGAAGCCAGATATAAAGTCGGAGGAGAATAGTACCGAGGAACAGACGTTTAACAAGAAACGGCGATTGGTAAgcggaggcagcagcagcagcggagtCCACGCCGAAGGCAAGAAGTCCAAGCTGACGAGTGAGGAATTTGCCCAACCAAACGCCGAAGTCAAAAAGGAGCCAGGTACGGCGGACAGCGATTGTCGCCCCGTTGATATGGATATCGAAGCACCGCAGCAACGTCTGACCAATGGTGTGGCACCCTGCTCCTCGACTCCCGCCAGTTTCGATCCCCGGACGACTGCCAAAGATGAAGCGCGGGTGCTTCAGAGAAGGCGTGACTCCAGCTTTGAGGACGAGTGCTACACACGAGATGAGGCGTCGCTGCACCTGGTCAGCGAGAGCCAAGACTCGTTAGCGCGGCGCTGCATCGCTCTCTCCAACATCTTCCGCAACCTGACATTTGTGCCCGGCAACGAGACGGTGCTGGCCAAGTCTACCAGATTTCTGGCGGTTCTTGGTCAACTGCTGCTCCTGAACCACGAGCACTTGCGGCGCACACCGAAGACGCGTAACTACGATCGCGAGGAGGATACGGACTTCAGTGACTCGTGCAGTTCGCTGCAGGGCGAACGTGAATGGTGGTGGGACTATCTAATTACCATTCGGGAGAATATGCTGGTTGCCATGGCCAACATTGCTGGACACTTGGAGCTGTcgcgctacgatgagctgatTGCCCGCCCCTTGATCGACGGTCTGCTGCACTGGGCCGTATGCCCGAGTGCTCATGGACAGGATCCGTTCCCTTCATGCGGACCCAACAGTGTTCTCTCGCCACAACGACTGGCACTCGAGGCTCTTTGCAAGCTGTGCGTGACGGACGCCAATGTAGACCTCGTCATTGCCACTCCACCATTCTCCCGACTGGAAAAGCTGTGTGCCGTGCTCACCCGACATCTGTGCCGCAACGAGGATCAGGTGCTGCGAGAGTTCTCTGTGAACCTGCTGCACTACCTTGCCGCTGCTGACAGCGCCATGGCTCGGACTGTGGCGCTTCAGTCTCCGTGCATCTCATACCTGGTGGCCTTCATTGAGCAGGCCGAACAGACGGCGCTAGGTGTGGCGAACCAGCACGGAATCAACTACCTGCGCGAGAATCCGGACTCGATGGGCACCAGCCTGGACATGCTGCGGAGAGCTGCCGGCACCCTGCTCCATCTGGCCAAGCATCCGGACAACCGGTCGCTGTTCATGCAACAAGAACAGCGTCTGCTTGGTCTGGTCATGTCGCACATCCTGGACCAACAGGTGGCTCTGATTATTTCGCGTGTTCTTTACCAAGTGTCGCGAGGAACAGGTCCTATTCACTCCGTGGAGTTCCgtctgctgcagcagcggcaacaacaacagctgcgaCCTGGTCCTGCAGAGAAGCAAGCAGCCAGTGCAGGAGGAAGTGCGACAGTAAAAGCGGAGACTGCATCGACGGAATCGAGTTCCACTGAAGCGAAGCCCGCACCAGCAGCCACTACAGCAGTGGTCAACGATGAGAACAGCAACAGTAGCCAGCAGTTGCCGCCGGCAGCGACGTTCAACGACGTGAGCAACAGtagcaccaacagcaacagctgcgGTACGGCCAGCAGCAACCAGACGAACAAcagcaccaccaacagcagccaCAGTAGCAGTGCAATCAGCAGCCAATCGGCGATCACGGTAGCCGCTCCATCAGCAGCCGCAACAGGAGCACCAtcagcgacagcagcagcgattGCCAGCGATCAGCAGCAGGTGAGCAAGGCGGCTGCAGCTGCGGCCGCTGCTGCGGCTTTGAGCAATGCCagtgcagcggcagcagcagctgcggcggcggcagctgctTCCGTTGGTCCGCCCACATCGTCGAGCGTGTCCGCTGGAGCAGCGGTCGCCCAACCAGCGGCACCTCCACCAACCAATGCAGGAACAACGACAGCAGTTGCGTAGTATACGACAATGATGCCAGCGTCCTACTACTGGCCACGAACCCCGCGAGGAGCAGTCGACTAAGCTGGAGTTCGGTGAAAGAACAGCGGGCCCAGGAGCAACTCCGAAGTGCAAGAGCAGAAGATGATACCTGCATCCATGTGGGGTGGGCATGTAAATTTACTTAAGTATGGCGCCAAGGAGAGAGTCAAGGTGTGCGAGAACTCGTGTCCGAACTCCAAGGATACGTAAACGGGAACTCAGCAGGTGCAGCGCCTGCAATGTATCTGCGATGGAATGGCTCGCCTATCCATCACTGTAACAGTCAATACAATAACAACTGTATATTTTTTCACTCAAATctaaaaatagtaaatatgATAACTAAACCTAAACCCTAAGCATTAAGAAATTGCAGCAGCGTAGTTATGATCATTCGAAACGGAAACTGTTCGGAGCAGAACCACTGATACTAACCGATCGAGATATAGGATCGGGGATTATTATTGAGTCGAACATGAAGATAAGAAACGGAGGATAACAAAGTTAAGAGCGAAATTCAAGCACACAGCATACTTATTGtactaaatttaattaaaatgaagcGACGAGCGAGGAGGAATAACtaacacatacatatgcatacgCACGCTACGGTTTATcgtatattaaatatatatataaataaatgcataaaCTAACATTAAATTACATGAGAATGAATTGTGTATGTAAAAGGGATGAAtgcatacatacgtacatctAGACAttgatatataaatacatacagGATAGTTTTTAAATTCTACCACTTACTAATACCTACATAATACCACAATGTGCAGCATAGGTACTCATAAACTGATCAAACTGAACGAACAGCGAAGTTCACgcggaaatatttaaaagcaaCACGTATATAAGTTTATTGGATTCAATGTGGACTCGGTGTTGCAGGAGAACTAATCCTAAGAGATGACTAAAAACCATTGTACATACTTAACTATTATGTAAATTTCactgtatttttatttttacgcAATGTTACAAGGCACATGTAAGTGGCAGCACTGCATTTCGTATTATGTTTATGTGTATGATGTATGGATGGGCTGCGAAAATTCCAACTTCTTAGTTTTAATCGCATAGCTCGGAGGCGaatcgaaatgaaattaaGCGAGATAAACAAGCAAACAGGCAAAATTGAAAAACCCACAGATGAAGGCaagcaaacaatttaaatggaaatcaaattaggtgatataatatataaaaatacataacatatacatacataattaatataaacGAAACatgaaaaatcgaaaaaatgaAACCCTAATGCTGTAATCTTATGTTAACTGTATTATTTGCTGGAAGTGCTGCTGcttcgttttattttatatcGAACTTACTTAAGGCTTAAATGACAAGATAAATAATTCGGTTTttatcttaatcttaatttaaaatataaaacaaataaaaccaagaaaacaaagcaaaacaaaacgcaaCCATAAAATGCTATAAAACACAAAGCGAAGCAAATCGAAATAAAGCTGTAGAGAAGCACGCAAAAAGGACTAAtaacacacacccacacccacacccaaaATGCTTGGCGTTAGGAAACCAATAAACAATTAATGCAAAACCATACATGGGTGGGTGCACCAATTTGTATACTAAACTTTCTCACACATAATTAACGTGCTACATAAGAGAGATCGAACATGAACTGTCTCCAGATTCTGGTTTGAGCAAGTCTAGAGATCCTTCCGGTTTCCGGTGGCGATCCTCTGGATCCAGATGAACTGCAAGATATTGGGAGATAATAGGAACGTGCTGCTGTTGATACGTGTATTCGTGTAGTTGTttgcaaacaaatattataaCTCAGCATCTCGATATATAACGTGTAGTTATTAGTCTATAATTTGCTAGGATGTAAATGTATGTCCCTCaaacttaatttaattatttaattaatatacatacatatatgatatACAATACAGCCTTTGTACTTGTCGTTTCTTATCGCGAATAAGGGATAAGGGATAAATAATTTCTGGTGTGGAAATAGTTTTTAGAactcattttttattttttcagtgCTATAAGCTATATTGCTTCTGTTCAGCGTAGGGCATTCACTGTTGAGCGGAAGATTATGATAAATGTATATTCGAGATAATATGCAATTGGGCACCTAAATACAATGTCAAGGTTTTGAAAAGTCCAGTAACAAGAAAAGTTGTTAGCCTGTTTTTTCAGCATTGAGGTAGCTGTTACCAGATTGGGAATTTGTGCATTGTTATTATACTgtcaatttgtttaaatttacaATTCTAAAATAACTTACATTAATATTCAGAATTTTTTAGTTCCGGGATAAATTTGAGCTTTTTAAGATAAATCTTCTTTTTTGGTTGGCTAAATAACATTTAACGGTGGaacaattttttaattgaCAATTTTAATCGGTCAATGAAGAGCTTATTTGAATACTATAatgtgtaaaaaaaaataataatcggAAATATTATGTTTGAAAGTAAGGAGTTCCCTAcaaaaaattgatttaaaaattatatctCGATACTTTTTCAAGATTATAAAATTCGAACAGCTTTGTTACAGCAAGTTGGCAGTCCAATTTCTACGTCGATAGTTCTTCACTTTTAATGTTCCATCCCTTAAATAAGTACAAGCACAACCGGCTgacattttttgtaatttacgGAGCGAATCGATTTTTGTATTGAAATCCGTTGCAAGCATGCTGTCGCTCAAAATTAAACTCGATGTACTGGGTCATCCCGGTTTCACCGAAGTGGTGATAAGCGGTAAGTGTCCTAGTTTTCCGCCTGATGGGGCTATAAGTCAtccttttctttatttctttcCGTTCCGCAGATCGCAAGGAATTCGCCAACACAGTCCTATGGTTGGAGGACCAGAAGATCCGGCTTTACTCCATAGAGGATCGTTGTAAGCTGCGCAATGTCGACAACCCTGAGATCTGGAAGGAGGGCTACTTGAAGTACTGTGCCGATCTTAACATGCCGCCCCTGGAGACCCGCCAGGAGCAGCTGTCCTGGATTCTCAGCTATGCCGTGCGCCTGGACTTCCTCGATGATCCTGACCAGTTTGCCTCGATTAACAGCAAACAGGTGCCACCCCAAAGCAATGGCAAGCAGACCCAACAGAAGGTCCAGGCTATTTTCGAGGGAAATATTAATAGTAAGGTTTCATTTTACCCAATTTAACATTTAAGGAacttcaaatttatataataatcaGGTGAAATACTAAAAGTATTAATTCTTTCTTCCCACCAGCTCAGGAAAAAGCGTTCGTGGATGCAGTCCGTCTGCTGGCCAGCAAACTGAATGTGCAGCACCACCCTAACCATCTGTTGCAGCTGGAGGCTATCGCTCGCGTGGTGCACGAACGCCTCTCGCCCGCCGCCAAGGGTCGCAAGCCGGTATTGGGCAAACCCTTCCCTTTCGACAAGGGAAACGACGTCGTCTCGTCCAACGACCCTGCCCTGGACCTGCCCATGCGCATCCTACGTCTTCTCCAGATCCAGAGCCTACGCGAGCTGCAGACACACATCAATGAGACCATTGTGGCGGTGCAGAACATCACGGCCAATCCAAAGACTGATACCAAGCTGGGGAAAGTGGGATTCTAGGCGATTAACAGTGAAGGACACAATTACAGAGGTCTACATGTAAATTTGTTGCTTTGAATGAAACAGAAAAGTTTTGAAATTGTATCTATAAAATATCCTTTAAAGCCAAGCAACACATTTAGCAGAAATCAATAGATGTGCAACAGCCAAGCTATGAACAAGCAAACACCTTTTTTAAAAGCTATAAAATAAGAATGCTCTAGATATTTTCTACAAAcatatgtttatttatgatCATGTTTTCAAAAGATGCAATATTATGTACGcctttgtaatttatttatttaaaataaatcataaattccATAAAACAAACATGGTTTCGTTTTCAATAATTTTGAATAGaaaaaattcttaaaaaaggtAACAGCTCTATTATTTTATTGCCGCATGGTCgtacaaaagaaaacattaatatttatatagttagCGAGTCTACGATTAGAATTAAAAAGTAATTGAATTAACGTCTAGAAAAGAACTGATGATCAGTGCCAGTATTTTCCTGTTCCTTTGGCTCCACGGCGGTTGCCTTCAGGAATTTCGCGTCTGCCAGGCGGGCCACGCCCAGAACTCCAACGGCTGGGGGCGGAGAAGGAGAAAGGAGTAAACATAAAACCGGATTTAAGATCCCAAGTGGCTCACCTGCAGCTAAGCCTTTCATAGTGAAATTCTCCAGAGGTTTCGATCGCCTCTTTTTCGACTGTGCCAATAGGAAGGCACCGATTCCCAGGAGTCCAAAGCCACTGACCAGACGGCAGGCCAAGCAGTCCACCTCGTTGGAACCGTTGTCCTTGTTCCAAAAAGAAAGTCTACCgatcattttttaaattatttcaataataacaatttggAAATGGATTTGGGAAGTAAGGCGACAACTATCGATATACCAAGTTTGACGCAGAGCTGCCAACTTGATTGGGTAACAAAACTAGGATTTGTTAATTCTATCAACAAATGGCTTATTGACCTTATTTTCTAATAGAACTAgatttctattattattatatatgtttaacaactttaaaatatatcaatAAGCTATCACCGTTTTAAATGTATTGTTATCGATAGACGTGCACAACAGATGTTAAGGTTAA is part of the Drosophila sechellia strain sech25 chromosome 3R, ASM438219v1, whole genome shotgun sequence genome and encodes:
- the LOC6616697 gene encoding RNA transcription, translation and transport factor protein; translated protein: MLSLKIKLDVLGHPGFTEVVISDRKEFANTVLWLEDQKIRLYSIEDRCKLRNVDNPEIWKEGYLKYCADLNMPPLETRQEQLSWILSYAVRLDFLDDPDQFASINSKQVPPQSNGKQTQQKVQAIFEGNINTQEKAFVDAVRLLASKLNVQHHPNHLLQLEAIARVVHERLSPAAKGRKPVLGKPFPFDKGNDVVSSNDPALDLPMRILRLLQIQSLRELQTHINETIVAVQNITANPKTDTKLGKVGF
- the LOC6616698 gene encoding uncharacterized protein LOC6616698 → MIGRLSFWNKDNGSNEVDCLACRLVSGFGLLGIGAFLLAQSKKRRSKPLENFTMKGLAAAVGVLGVARLADAKFLKATAVEPKEQENTGTDHQFFSRR